The Vibrio tubiashii genome includes a window with the following:
- a CDS encoding bifunctional metallophosphatase/5'-nucleotidase, with the protein MTDKNNKTTKLRLAHINDTHSYFEPTSLQLTIDVDGQVLSPFVSAGGFARIKTRTNQLRSEAQERGSEFLFLHAGDCFQGTLYFSLFKGEANATMLNELQIDAMALGNHELDMGNEPVAQFAKQINFPLLAGNWDLSKELRDKTYRLSDNPAIVSFDSQNKSANWIEKQVGDDSVAIFSLALDKMADISNPDWDTPFINSIETAKNTVEQIHKAGINKIILLSHMGYEADMELPKHVDGISVIVGGHSHRLQGDFSQLGLAKEDEYGIKVNQTHVVQAGFHALSIGHCDLEFDAQGALVSFKGQNDLLLGRRLFIDASMNETHNEVPYHVARSFIDNHPNVVVCKKDISVQNILNDKYTTQVRELQRKIIAKADRKLRHIRVPDEQGASELAPLVAESFTYTMKQCGFNVDFAIHNAGGVRNSVNPGNISVADVAGKLLPFAVPIGVYTIKGQYLPLILEGALDNALNNGIEGTGDGSYPYTHNLRFEYQPSNPKGQRVTHLELKSEAGEWQKLDCERLYMGTSSAYTMKGKEGYEAISNMEDEGVVTTHSMADCFINLLTDQPEVLNRDVSDVIIQRWHKGC; encoded by the coding sequence ATGACAGATAAAAACAATAAAACAACTAAATTAAGATTAGCTCACATAAACGACACCCATTCCTATTTCGAACCCACTTCATTGCAACTAACCATTGATGTCGACGGTCAAGTGCTTTCGCCTTTTGTCAGTGCTGGTGGCTTTGCTCGTATAAAGACACGTACTAACCAGCTGCGAAGTGAGGCGCAAGAAAGAGGCTCAGAGTTCTTATTTTTACATGCCGGTGATTGTTTCCAAGGTACACTCTATTTCTCCCTATTTAAAGGGGAAGCCAACGCCACTATGCTCAATGAGCTGCAAATAGATGCCATGGCTCTCGGAAATCACGAGTTAGATATGGGTAATGAACCCGTCGCGCAATTTGCCAAGCAAATCAATTTTCCATTGCTTGCGGGCAACTGGGATCTGAGCAAGGAACTGCGTGATAAAACGTATCGACTATCAGATAACCCAGCCATCGTTAGTTTCGACTCGCAAAACAAATCTGCCAATTGGATAGAGAAACAGGTTGGCGATGACAGCGTCGCTATATTCTCATTAGCTTTAGATAAGATGGCAGATATCTCAAACCCAGATTGGGATACGCCTTTTATTAATTCGATTGAAACCGCCAAGAATACGGTAGAACAGATCCATAAAGCAGGGATTAACAAAATCATTTTGCTCAGTCATATGGGCTACGAGGCGGATATGGAACTGCCAAAGCATGTTGATGGGATCAGCGTTATTGTCGGTGGGCATAGTCATAGGTTACAGGGTGACTTTAGTCAGTTAGGCCTTGCTAAAGAAGATGAGTACGGAATTAAAGTGAACCAAACTCATGTTGTTCAAGCGGGATTCCACGCGTTGTCAATTGGCCATTGTGACTTAGAGTTCGATGCGCAAGGGGCCTTGGTCTCGTTTAAAGGTCAAAATGATTTATTACTAGGGCGAAGATTGTTCATCGATGCAAGCATGAACGAAACTCATAATGAAGTTCCTTACCACGTTGCGAGAAGTTTTATAGATAATCACCCGAATGTGGTTGTGTGTAAAAAAGACATCTCCGTTCAAAATATTCTCAACGATAAATACACCACGCAAGTACGTGAATTACAGCGCAAGATCATCGCGAAAGCGGATAGAAAACTGCGTCATATACGAGTGCCTGATGAACAAGGTGCCAGTGAACTCGCGCCTCTTGTCGCTGAATCTTTTACTTACACAATGAAGCAATGCGGGTTTAACGTTGATTTTGCGATTCATAATGCGGGCGGTGTAAGAAATTCAGTTAACCCTGGCAATATCTCAGTAGCGGATGTTGCCGGTAAGTTGCTGCCTTTTGCCGTTCCTATCGGTGTATACACGATTAAAGGTCAATACTTGCCGCTTATCCTTGAAGGCGCGTTAGATAATGCGCTCAATAATGGTATAGAAGGGACAGGAGACGGCTCTTATCCTTACACTCATAATCTACGCTTTGAATATCAACCGTCAAACCCTAAAGGTCAGCGAGTCACCCACCTTGAGCTGAAAAGCGAAGCTGGAGAATGGCAAAAATTGGATTGCGAGCGCCTCTATATGGGAACATCGTCCGCTTATACCATGAAGGGCAAAGAAGGCTATGAAGCTATCAGCAATATGGAAGACGAAGGTGTCGTCACGACTCATTCTATGGCTGATTGCTTTATCAACTTACTCACAGATCAACCAGAAGTATTAAACCGTGACGTGAGTGATGTGATTATCCAACGATGGCATAAAGGTTGCTAA
- a CDS encoding ATP-dependent endonuclease, with protein sequence MKLERIEISGFRGIKRLSIAFDELTTLIGENTWGKSSLLDALSVALPPEGIPYSFELTDFHVDYSIAHPQSQHLQIVLSLVSTDKNEINSGRYRKIKPIWVQDPQGTNRIIYRLSASRDQYDIKTNYTFLDLDGNPIPLHHSEKLAQELMTLHPVIRLRDSRRFERPIADAKDVNARVEKRIDNTCRRLMAIPGHVNKGEMRSSLNSMNALVEHYFSFKSNSRKNLRKQRDGIFFNASPGSKSISQVVEETKDKQTRLLFMGLLNAYLQAKGPTTLRRCARPLLIIEDPEGRLHPTHLARAWGLLQLLPMQKILTTNSGELLGQVPLASIRRLVRLSDRTITKYIPDQGLGKDELRRIGFHIRFHRSGALFARCWLLVEGETEVWLFNELANQCGYNLAAEGVQIIEFAQSGLKSLIKVAKAFGIDWHVVTDGDAAGKKYAAAVKAQLDNDQQRHRLTELPDRDIEHYLYNNGFEPFFKNMVRIPLDHPIPAKKVVTRVLKKFAKPDLALAIVSYCENQGVEGIPLLLRWTLKRVVTMANGNT encoded by the coding sequence ATGAAGCTAGAGCGAATAGAAATATCTGGTTTTCGCGGCATAAAACGTCTTTCTATTGCATTTGATGAATTAACCACGCTTATCGGTGAGAACACCTGGGGCAAATCGTCGTTATTAGACGCATTATCTGTTGCCCTTCCCCCTGAAGGTATTCCTTACAGCTTCGAGTTAACTGATTTTCATGTTGATTACTCGATCGCCCACCCGCAAAGTCAACACCTACAAATCGTGCTTAGTCTCGTGTCGACAGATAAGAACGAAATCAATTCTGGTCGATATAGGAAGATAAAACCAATATGGGTACAAGACCCACAAGGAACAAACCGAATCATCTATCGTCTAAGCGCCTCTAGAGATCAATATGATATCAAAACTAACTACACCTTCCTCGATTTAGATGGTAACCCGATCCCTCTTCATCACTCTGAGAAGCTTGCGCAAGAGTTAATGACGCTACACCCAGTAATTAGACTACGTGATTCAAGACGATTCGAGCGCCCCATCGCTGATGCCAAAGACGTTAATGCACGTGTAGAGAAGCGAATTGATAATACTTGTCGCCGATTAATGGCGATCCCCGGCCATGTTAATAAAGGTGAGATGCGCAGTAGCCTTAACTCAATGAATGCCTTGGTCGAGCACTATTTCTCGTTTAAATCCAACTCACGCAAGAACCTACGAAAACAACGAGACGGTATTTTCTTTAATGCTTCACCTGGCTCAAAGAGTATTTCTCAAGTTGTCGAAGAAACCAAAGACAAGCAGACACGCTTACTGTTTATGGGCTTACTAAACGCGTATCTGCAAGCCAAAGGGCCAACCACATTGAGGCGTTGTGCCCGACCTCTATTGATCATTGAAGATCCTGAAGGTCGACTCCACCCGACCCATTTAGCACGCGCATGGGGTTTATTGCAGCTGCTACCTATGCAGAAGATACTCACCACAAATAGTGGCGAATTACTTGGCCAAGTGCCACTTGCCAGTATTCGCCGCCTTGTTCGTCTATCTGACCGAACAATCACCAAGTACATTCCCGACCAAGGTCTTGGTAAAGACGAGTTAAGACGCATAGGCTTTCATATTCGATTCCATCGTTCTGGTGCGCTATTTGCCCGCTGTTGGTTGCTGGTTGAGGGCGAAACGGAAGTCTGGTTGTTTAATGAGTTGGCAAATCAATGTGGCTACAACCTTGCTGCTGAGGGCGTACAAATCATTGAATTTGCCCAATCGGGGTTAAAGTCTCTCATTAAAGTAGCAAAAGCATTTGGTATCGATTGGCACGTGGTAACTGATGGAGACGCGGCGGGTAAGAAATATGCCGCAGCGGTGAAGGCACAGCTAGATAACGATCAACAGAGGCACCGACTCACTGAATTGCCCGATCGAGATATCGAACACTACTTATATAACAATGGATTTGAACCATTTTTTAAAAACATGGTGCGTATTCCATTAGACCACCCAATCCCCGCCAAAAAAGTCGTGACTAGAGTGCTTAAGAAGTTCGCTAAACCAGACCTTGCTCTAGCGATTGTCTCGTACTGTGAGAATCAAGGTGTTGAAGGAATACCACTCTTACTTCGTTGGACGTTAAAACGTGTCGTAACTATGGCTAACGGTAACACATAA
- a CDS encoding DUF1097 domain-containing protein, with amino-acid sequence MSTLVAISLTTGILSGLWGWVAISLGLLSWAGFLGCTSYFASPNDGLKGLSVSLITNMSGVFWAMVIIHASQFASLEILGYVITAVVAFFMCVQAKQSWLGYIPGTFIGSCATFAADGNWKLVIPSLILGGIFGYLMKASGMWVHQKSTQSQANGRLQTRS; translated from the coding sequence ATGAGCACTCTTGTCGCAATTTCACTGACTACCGGTATCTTATCTGGACTATGGGGATGGGTCGCTATCTCCTTAGGGCTGCTATCTTGGGCGGGTTTCTTAGGCTGTACCAGCTATTTTGCTTCACCAAATGATGGTTTAAAAGGGCTATCAGTAAGTTTGATAACGAATATGAGTGGTGTATTTTGGGCGATGGTGATTATTCATGCTTCGCAATTTGCCTCGCTTGAGATCCTTGGCTATGTCATTACAGCTGTTGTTGCGTTCTTCATGTGCGTGCAAGCTAAGCAATCTTGGTTAGGCTACATTCCGGGCACTTTCATTGGTTCATGTGCGACTTTCGCAGCAGATGGTAATTGGAAGCTCGTAATTCCTTCGCTGATTTTAGGCGGTATTTTTGGTTACCTAATGAAAGCGAGTGGAATGTGGGTTCATCAAAAGTCGACTCAATCTCAGGCTAATGGACGTTTACAGACGCGCTCTTAG
- a CDS encoding LysR substrate-binding domain-containing protein, protein MRYSLKQLAVFDAVADTGSVSMAADKLALTQSATSMSLAQLEKMLGRPLFERQGKQMALTHWGMWLRPKAKRLLQDAQQIEMGFYEQHLLSGHLKLGASQTPAEHLVPDLISIIDNSFPEMRISLKVKSTDSVLQGVLDYKYDIGIIEGRCDDNRLNQEVWCRDHLTVVAAAHHPFARHETVSLAQLEQARWVLREHGSGTRMIFDSSIHHLIEDLDVWREYEHVPVLRSMVENGQYLTCLPYLDVERSIESGQLVALNVPELTMERTLSFVWRADMVENPLVECIKREGARMMKGKPSVL, encoded by the coding sequence ATGCGATATTCATTAAAACAGCTCGCAGTTTTTGATGCTGTTGCTGATACGGGAAGTGTAAGTATGGCCGCCGATAAGCTTGCGTTAACGCAATCGGCGACCAGTATGTCGCTCGCTCAACTTGAAAAGATGCTTGGCCGGCCGTTGTTTGAAAGGCAAGGTAAGCAAATGGCGCTAACGCATTGGGGAATGTGGTTACGGCCAAAAGCAAAACGTTTGCTCCAGGACGCTCAGCAAATCGAAATGGGGTTTTATGAGCAACACTTATTAAGTGGGCATTTAAAGCTAGGCGCAAGCCAGACCCCAGCGGAACACTTAGTACCAGACCTTATCAGTATTATTGATAACTCATTTCCAGAGATGCGTATTTCACTCAAAGTGAAAAGTACTGACAGCGTTTTACAGGGTGTACTTGACTATAAATATGATATTGGGATTATCGAAGGTCGCTGTGACGACAACCGATTAAACCAAGAGGTGTGGTGTCGAGATCATTTGACGGTAGTTGCCGCGGCCCATCACCCATTTGCACGCCACGAAACCGTAAGCCTTGCGCAGCTTGAACAAGCACGTTGGGTCTTAAGAGAGCATGGTAGTGGCACAAGAATGATATTTGATAGTTCTATTCACCACCTTATTGAAGACTTAGATGTTTGGCGTGAGTATGAACACGTTCCTGTCTTGCGTAGCATGGTCGAAAATGGCCAGTATCTTACTTGTTTACCGTATCTTGATGTTGAACGCTCTATCGAAAGTGGTCAGTTAGTGGCTCTTAATGTTCCTGAGCTTACGATGGAACGAACGCTCTCATTTGTATGGCGAGCTGATATGGTCGAAAACCCTCTAGTAGAATGTATTAAGAGAGAGGGGGCACGAATGATGAAAGGGAAACCATCAGTCCTCTAG
- the focA gene encoding formate transporter FocA, translating to MASAQTNNQYFSPIEMMAEAEKFALSKAKKSSGMTLSLAIMAGAFIGLAFLFYITVTTGSAEAGWGLSRLAGGLAFSMGLILIVICGGELFTSSVLSSISWANKQISFSKMLSIWGKVYLGNFIGAMLLLVIVSAAGLYQMDHGQWGLNALNIAQHKLHHTPVQAFALGVLCNLLVCLAIWLTFSSANAMTKAAMTIMPVAMFVSSGFEHCVANMFMVPLGIVIQNFAPESFWQQIGVASTQYADLNIQQFVFANLIPVTLGNIVGGSVLVGLANWGIYRRPQLKAANVHAITTTTQINSAKEITMNSNITASAIMNQQPLVLRAEMPTSVAIDTLLDNHQVSAPVCDVEGRLVGFFSAHDVMVDLWCQDYIPAQDQKVVDIMSRDVVAIDANDKLVDIAEFLCIDKEQLYPTTSMGIATQFTTLSLEERAKAMKVSKPHVLPVLDNGALVGVIAREHVLVALRPIYGERVSAVEQRELESA from the coding sequence ATGGCGTCAGCACAAACGAATAATCAATACTTTTCGCCCATCGAGATGATGGCTGAAGCTGAAAAATTTGCTCTCAGTAAAGCAAAGAAAAGCAGCGGAATGACGTTAAGTCTTGCCATTATGGCAGGCGCATTCATCGGTCTCGCGTTTTTGTTCTACATTACGGTCACAACGGGTAGTGCCGAAGCTGGATGGGGATTAAGTCGCTTAGCGGGCGGGCTCGCTTTTAGCATGGGACTTATTCTTATTGTGATTTGCGGTGGAGAGCTGTTTACCAGTTCCGTCCTATCAAGCATTTCATGGGCGAACAAACAAATTAGCTTTAGCAAGATGCTTTCTATTTGGGGCAAAGTTTACCTTGGTAACTTTATTGGAGCCATGTTGCTACTCGTTATCGTTTCTGCTGCTGGCCTGTATCAAATGGATCACGGTCAGTGGGGTCTCAATGCTTTAAACATCGCGCAGCATAAATTACATCACACGCCTGTTCAGGCTTTTGCTCTGGGCGTTCTGTGTAACTTACTTGTTTGTTTGGCTATTTGGCTCACTTTCAGCAGTGCCAATGCGATGACAAAAGCTGCGATGACCATCATGCCTGTTGCCATGTTTGTTTCTAGTGGTTTTGAACACTGCGTCGCCAACATGTTCATGGTGCCACTGGGTATCGTTATTCAGAACTTCGCACCTGAAAGTTTCTGGCAACAAATCGGAGTCGCATCCACTCAATATGCTGACCTCAACATTCAACAATTTGTCTTCGCCAACCTTATTCCTGTCACATTAGGAAACATCGTCGGCGGCTCTGTACTCGTCGGATTGGCTAACTGGGGAATCTATCGTCGCCCACAGTTAAAAGCGGCAAATGTACACGCAATCACTACAACAACTCAGATTAATTCGGCTAAGGAAATCACTATGAACAGCAACATTACTGCATCAGCAATTATGAACCAGCAACCTCTAGTACTACGTGCAGAAATGCCAACGTCAGTGGCGATCGATACTCTACTAGACAACCATCAAGTCAGTGCACCGGTTTGTGACGTTGAAGGCCGATTAGTTGGGTTCTTCTCAGCTCATGACGTCATGGTAGATCTTTGGTGCCAAGATTACATTCCAGCTCAAGACCAGAAAGTGGTCGATATTATGTCGCGCGACGTAGTTGCTATCGATGCTAATGACAAGTTGGTCGACATTGCTGAGTTCTTATGCATTGATAAAGAGCAGCTTTACCCAACGACTAGCATGGGGATTGCCACTCAATTCACGACACTTTCTTTAGAAGAGCGCGCAAAAGCAATGAAGGTAAGTAAACCGCATGTGCTGCCAGTGTTAGATAACGGCGCATTAGTTGGTGTGATTGCACGTGAACATGTATTAGTTGCTCTTCGCCCTATCTATGGTGAGCGCGTGAGTGCCGTAGAACAACGCGAACTTGAATCAGCATAG
- a CDS encoding YceI family protein — MKKTLFATGLAMVMALPFGASAADYMIDTKGAHASVNFKVSHLGYSFIQGRFNTFDGEFSYDPANVAASKVTVNVDTTSLDSNHAERDKHIRSSDFIDASKYSTATFTSTSVVDKGNGKLEVNGDLNLHGVTKPITIDATFIGAGQDPWGGERAGFLGSTRLELADFNIPVMGASSYVDMELHVEGIKK; from the coding sequence ATGAAAAAAACGTTATTTGCTACCGGATTAGCAATGGTAATGGCATTACCATTTGGTGCAAGCGCGGCGGATTACATGATCGATACAAAAGGTGCTCATGCTTCGGTTAACTTTAAAGTTAGTCACTTAGGCTACAGCTTCATTCAAGGTCGTTTTAACACATTTGATGGCGAATTCTCTTACGACCCAGCCAATGTTGCAGCATCAAAAGTAACGGTTAATGTAGATACGACAAGCCTAGACTCAAACCATGCAGAGCGTGACAAGCACATTCGTAGCTCCGACTTTATTGATGCGTCTAAGTACTCAACTGCGACATTCACTAGTACAAGTGTTGTCGACAAAGGCAATGGTAAGCTTGAAGTTAATGGCGACCTAAACCTACATGGTGTAACTAAGCCAATTACTATTGATGCGACCTTCATTGGTGCAGGTCAAGACCCTTGGGGTGGTGAACGTGCTGGTTTCTTAGGCTCAACTCGCCTAGAACTTGCAGACTTCAATATCCCAGTGATGGGTGCGTCAAGCTACGTTGATATGGAACTACACGTAGAAGGTATCAAGAAGTAA
- a CDS encoding cytochrome b has protein sequence MKSEVKNYNLVARGVHWVSALVIIGLFAVGLWMVDLSYYSEWYRTAPHWHKSIGLLLAGLTLFRLFWKIVTASPKVEGAAYEVIGAKLAHLGMYAILLALFASGYLISTEDGRGIDVFTWFTVPSLGALFENQADIAGQVHFYAAWSLIIIAAVHAIAALKHHFINKDNTLRKMIGASK, from the coding sequence ATGAAATCGGAAGTAAAAAACTACAACTTGGTCGCGAGAGGGGTTCATTGGGTCTCTGCATTAGTGATTATAGGTTTGTTTGCTGTAGGTCTATGGATGGTTGATTTGTCTTACTACAGTGAATGGTACCGCACAGCACCTCATTGGCATAAATCCATTGGTTTGTTATTGGCGGGATTAACCCTATTTAGACTCTTTTGGAAAATAGTGACGGCGTCACCTAAAGTTGAAGGGGCAGCCTATGAGGTCATCGGTGCTAAACTTGCTCACTTAGGAATGTACGCGATACTTTTGGCACTCTTTGCCTCGGGGTATTTAATCTCTACTGAAGATGGACGAGGCATCGATGTATTCACTTGGTTTACAGTACCAAGCTTAGGTGCCTTGTTTGAAAACCAAGCTGACATCGCAGGTCAAGTTCACTTTTACGCTGCTTGGTCACTGATTATTATTGCTGCAGTGCATGCTATTGCGGCTTTGAAACACCACTTTATTAATAAAGACAACACGCTACGCAAAATGATAGGAGCTTCAAAATGA
- a CDS encoding DUF2164 domain-containing protein, whose product MSKIEFTSQQKQAMSRELQSYIEEELDIEIGQFDADFLFDFIVSKFGAAFYNKGLSDAQSIIERKIIDIADEIYEIEQESEF is encoded by the coding sequence ATGTCTAAGATTGAATTTACATCACAACAAAAGCAGGCGATGTCGAGAGAACTTCAAAGCTATATAGAAGAAGAGCTCGATATAGAAATAGGTCAGTTTGATGCTGACTTTCTTTTTGATTTTATTGTTAGCAAGTTTGGTGCTGCTTTTTACAATAAAGGTCTTTCCGATGCGCAGTCTATTATTGAAAGGAAAATTATTGATATCGCAGATGAAATCTATGAAATAGAACAAGAAAGTGAGTTTTAA
- a CDS encoding lipase family protein: MKALKRYQYERYAVLCNLAYQPALRQTQYGFSARGQRVICNRFGQPMIRVLWHEDKEEAIVVIKGSHNPYDWLLNLALWRRSGQQLDLPYSIHAGYYFLLRQESLPNRNDESLGTSVIDKLFTTLDKLVSDGKRITFTGHSSGGALGCVLADKLERQSPKSVKRVVTFGQPAIGGSQFSRHYLLCHKTYRICCDLDIVTFLPPIPVIYSHVGKMLWLYNGKIHENTPTWRRLSLSIISWIMRPFSYHLMSKYIRNKDFFDER, encoded by the coding sequence GTGAAGGCATTAAAGCGTTATCAATATGAAAGGTATGCCGTCTTATGTAACCTTGCTTACCAACCAGCCCTTCGTCAAACCCAGTATGGTTTTTCAGCCAGGGGACAACGCGTTATCTGCAATCGTTTTGGTCAACCTATGATTCGCGTACTCTGGCATGAAGATAAAGAAGAGGCAATTGTCGTTATCAAAGGCTCTCACAATCCTTATGACTGGCTGCTAAATCTCGCATTATGGCGGCGCAGTGGCCAGCAGTTAGACCTCCCTTACTCTATCCATGCTGGGTATTACTTTTTACTCCGCCAAGAGAGCCTACCTAACCGAAATGATGAATCATTAGGCACTAGCGTAATCGACAAACTGTTTACGACGCTCGATAAATTAGTGTCTGACGGTAAGCGAATCACGTTTACAGGACACTCTTCAGGTGGAGCGTTAGGCTGCGTGCTTGCCGATAAGCTTGAAAGGCAAAGCCCTAAAAGCGTTAAACGGGTTGTTACCTTTGGCCAACCTGCAATTGGAGGTTCTCAGTTTAGCCGTCACTACCTTCTTTGTCACAAGACATACCGTATTTGCTGCGACTTAGATATCGTCACTTTCTTACCTCCCATACCTGTCATCTATTCTCACGTTGGTAAAATGTTGTGGTTGTACAATGGCAAAATACACGAGAATACACCGACATGGCGAAGGCTATCACTATCAATAATATCCTGGATCATGCGGCCCTTCTCGTACCACTTAATGTCTAAATATATTCGCAACAAAGATTTCTTTGATGAACGTTGA
- a CDS encoding EAL domain-containing protein, whose product MILSTKQQFVDCLSINEDSQYIGTYKSLTLNSVFQPIVDYSDNIIGVEALVRIQDSVKGTIRPDHFFHNESVNFDDKINVERLSRVIHIRNFARSKHRHLKLFLNVLPSAGEYLALENIDSSLLSQRLQALNIANSQLVMEVVELDASNEENLRLAMEKLSECEFNIAVDDFGVNASNRQRAEQLKPDIIKLDRSLLLSFMAGEPFPLMSGIRLAKKLGSKVVVEGIETKQQLESMRALDVDLFQGYYLAMPQPLSAIYDDETNDFSSLGDPSIVYRQSFR is encoded by the coding sequence ATGATTCTCTCCACTAAGCAACAGTTTGTGGATTGCCTTTCGATAAATGAGGATTCTCAATACATTGGTACTTACAAGAGTCTGACACTCAATAGCGTTTTTCAACCCATTGTCGATTACTCAGACAACATCATTGGTGTTGAAGCTCTGGTAAGGATTCAGGACTCTGTAAAGGGCACCATTCGACCAGATCATTTTTTTCATAATGAGAGCGTCAACTTTGACGATAAAATTAATGTCGAGCGCCTAAGCCGAGTCATCCATATCAGGAACTTTGCACGCTCCAAACATCGTCATCTGAAACTGTTTCTTAACGTCTTACCGTCTGCTGGTGAATACCTTGCGCTCGAAAACATTGATTCCAGTTTACTTTCCCAACGCTTACAAGCACTCAATATTGCCAATTCGCAACTCGTCATGGAAGTTGTCGAGCTAGACGCGTCTAATGAAGAGAATCTCAGATTAGCGATGGAAAAGCTTTCAGAGTGTGAGTTTAATATTGCCGTCGATGATTTCGGTGTTAACGCTTCTAACCGCCAACGCGCTGAGCAGTTGAAGCCCGATATCATTAAGCTTGACCGCTCATTGCTACTCTCCTTCATGGCAGGCGAACCATTTCCGCTAATGTCGGGCATTAGACTGGCTAAAAAGCTTGGCTCTAAGGTCGTGGTAGAAGGAATAGAAACAAAACAGCAGCTAGAGTCAATGCGCGCACTCGATGTCGACCTATTCCAAGGTTACTATCTTGCAATGCCACAACCACTGTCCGCAATTTATGACGATGAAACTAACGATTTTAGCTCGTTAGGCGACCCAAGTATCGTCTATCGCCAATCTTTTCGATAA
- the dcuC gene encoding anaerobic C4-dicarboxylate transporter DcuC, with translation MLELLIGLVVTVAVGYFIVKGYKPAGVLLTAGVLLLILTGLIGHTVLPAKVASTGNMFTDALEYVKYMLQYRGGGLGMQIMLLCGFASYMTHIGANNVVVKQFSKPLSFIKSPYVLLVAAYIVACLMSLAVSSATGLGVLLMATLFPMMTAMGISRPAAVAVCASPAAIILSPTSGDVVIAAEKSGLALDVFAVQTVLPVSICAIIVMSAAAFFWNKYLDKKDNSPMERVDVSEIEVNAPAFYAVLPFLPIIGVFLFNGRTIPGLSLDIYTIVVLSIFIGALVNFVVKRFDGQKTLEDLESCYQGMADAFKGVVMLLVAAGVFAQGLMSIGAIDNLLHLAETAGAGGIALMLILTGLTVAAAIATGSGNAPFYAFVELAPSLAAKMGLNPAFLIIPMLQASNLGRTISPVSGVIVATSGMAKISPFEVVKRTSVPVLCGLATVIIGTLVLVPMSA, from the coding sequence ATGCTGGAGCTCTTAATTGGCTTAGTCGTCACTGTTGCAGTGGGCTATTTCATTGTTAAAGGCTACAAACCCGCTGGCGTACTTTTGACCGCAGGTGTGTTACTGCTCATCCTTACTGGCTTAATCGGACACACAGTGCTTCCTGCTAAGGTCGCATCAACAGGTAACATGTTCACTGATGCGCTTGAGTACGTTAAATACATGCTTCAGTACCGCGGTGGCGGCCTAGGTATGCAAATCATGCTACTTTGTGGCTTTGCTTCTTACATGACGCATATTGGCGCTAACAATGTTGTAGTAAAACAGTTTTCTAAGCCACTATCCTTCATCAAATCTCCTTACGTTTTGCTCGTTGCTGCCTACATCGTAGCCTGTTTGATGTCTCTTGCAGTAAGTTCAGCAACAGGTCTGGGTGTTCTTTTGATGGCAACGCTATTCCCTATGATGACGGCAATGGGTATTTCGCGCCCTGCCGCAGTTGCCGTCTGTGCTTCACCAGCTGCCATTATCCTTTCACCTACATCTGGTGACGTAGTTATCGCAGCAGAGAAGTCAGGCCTAGCGCTAGACGTATTTGCGGTTCAAACCGTACTTCCTGTATCGATCTGTGCGATTATTGTTATGTCTGCAGCTGCTTTCTTTTGGAACAAATATCTTGATAAGAAAGACAACTCTCCGATGGAACGCGTAGACGTTTCAGAGATTGAAGTGAATGCACCAGCGTTTTATGCGGTACTGCCGTTTCTACCAATCATCGGTGTTTTCTTGTTTAACGGTCGCACCATCCCTGGTCTATCTTTAGACATCTACACCATCGTTGTTCTTTCAATCTTTATTGGTGCCTTGGTTAACTTTGTAGTTAAGCGTTTTGACGGACAAAAAACACTCGAAGATCTAGAATCTTGCTACCAAGGTATGGCAGATGCTTTCAAAGGCGTTGTAATGTTATTGGTTGCGGCAGGTGTGTTTGCGCAGGGCTTGATGTCTATTGGTGCTATCGATAACCTACTTCACCTTGCTGAGACAGCAGGCGCAGGCGGTATTGCACTAATGCTTATCCTTACAGGCTTAACCGTTGCGGCAGCTATCGCGACAGGTTCAGGTAATGCACCTTTCTATGCATTCGTTGAGCTAGCGCCTTCTCTGGCAGCTAAAATGGGGCTAAATCCAGCATTCTTGATTATCCCAATGCTACAGGCGTCTAACTTGGGTCGTACCATTTCACCAGTATCAGGTGTTATTGTTGCGACGTCTGGCATGGCGAAAATCAGCCCATTTGAAGTAGTAAAACGTACCTCTGTACCCGTACTTTGCGGTTTAGCAACCGTTATCATTGGCACGCTAGTACTAGTACCAATGTCAGCATAA